One Mycobacteriales bacterium DNA window includes the following coding sequences:
- the fusA gene encoding elongation factor G, translating to MASNAILAKTRNIGIMAHIDAGKTTTTERVLYYTGKAYKIGEVHDGAATMDWMEQEQERGITITSAATTCTWDGHRINIIDTPGHVDFTVEVERSLRVLDGAVAVFDSVAGVEPQSETVWRQADKYSVPRICFVNKMDRTGANFYRTVEMIIDRLNATPLVLQLPWGGEGDFTGVIDLVIMKGLLWANDDKTAKGDVFDVVEIPAEFAEQAAEWRAKLLETLAEVDDAVMEKYLEGEELTTADIKAGIRRAILSSTKEHTVTAVLCGSAFKNKGVQPMLDAVVDYLPSPLDIGAVTGHSVKDPSVEESREPEFDAPFSALAFKIQTDPHVGRLTYVRVYSGTLTSNQSVINSTKERKEKIGRLIQMHANSREDISEVKAGDICAVIGLKGTTTGDTLCDSDAPVVLESMSFPDPVISVAIEPKTKGDQEKLGTAIQRLAEEDPTFKVHTDEETGQTIIAGMGELHLDILVDRMKREFKVEANVGKPQVAYRETLRKTVERHDYTHKKQTGGTGQFAKIQIKVEPITEPDDTGAIPTYAFVNTVTGGRVPKEYIPAVDAGCQEAMTHGILAGYPLTNVRVTLMDGGYHEVDSSELAFKIAGSMGFKEAARKADPALMEPMMAVEVTTPEDNMGDVIGDLNSRRGMIQAMDERGGLRIVKALVPLSEMFGYVGDLRSKTSGRASYSMQFDSYAEVPANVAKEIIAKVRGE from the coding sequence GTGGCCAGCAACGCGATCCTCGCCAAGACCCGCAACATCGGGATCATGGCGCACATCGACGCGGGCAAGACGACCACGACCGAGCGCGTCCTCTACTACACCGGCAAGGCGTACAAGATCGGCGAGGTCCACGACGGCGCCGCCACGATGGACTGGATGGAGCAGGAGCAGGAGCGCGGCATCACGATCACGTCGGCCGCGACGACCTGCACCTGGGACGGCCACCGCATCAACATCATCGACACCCCGGGCCACGTCGACTTCACCGTCGAGGTCGAGCGCTCCCTGCGCGTCCTCGACGGCGCGGTCGCGGTCTTCGACTCGGTCGCCGGCGTCGAGCCGCAGTCCGAGACGGTGTGGCGCCAGGCCGACAAGTACTCCGTCCCGCGGATCTGCTTCGTCAACAAGATGGACCGCACCGGCGCGAACTTCTACCGCACGGTCGAGATGATCATCGACCGCCTCAACGCGACCCCGCTGGTCCTCCAGCTGCCGTGGGGCGGCGAGGGCGACTTCACCGGCGTCATCGACCTGGTGATCATGAAGGGCCTGCTCTGGGCCAACGACGACAAGACCGCCAAGGGCGACGTCTTCGACGTCGTCGAGATCCCCGCCGAGTTCGCCGAGCAGGCCGCCGAGTGGCGCGCCAAGCTGCTCGAGACCCTGGCCGAGGTCGACGACGCGGTCATGGAGAAGTACCTCGAGGGCGAGGAGCTCACGACCGCCGACATCAAGGCCGGCATCCGCCGCGCGATCCTGTCCTCCACCAAGGAGCACACGGTCACCGCGGTGCTGTGCGGGTCGGCGTTCAAGAACAAGGGCGTGCAGCCCATGCTCGACGCCGTCGTCGACTACCTCCCGTCGCCGCTCGACATCGGCGCCGTGACCGGCCACTCCGTCAAGGACCCGAGCGTCGAGGAGTCGCGCGAGCCCGAGTTCGACGCGCCGTTCTCCGCGCTGGCCTTCAAGATCCAGACCGACCCGCACGTCGGCCGCCTCACCTACGTCCGCGTCTACTCCGGCACGCTGACCAGCAACCAGTCGGTCATCAACTCCACCAAGGAGCGCAAGGAGAAGATCGGCCGCCTCATCCAGATGCACGCCAACTCGCGCGAGGACATCAGCGAGGTCAAGGCCGGCGACATCTGCGCCGTCATCGGGCTCAAGGGCACGACGACCGGCGACACCCTCTGCGACTCCGACGCCCCCGTCGTGCTCGAGTCCATGAGCTTCCCGGACCCGGTCATCTCGGTCGCCATCGAGCCGAAGACCAAGGGCGACCAGGAGAAGCTCGGCACCGCGATCCAGCGCCTCGCCGAGGAGGACCCGACGTTCAAGGTCCACACCGACGAGGAGACCGGCCAGACCATCATCGCCGGCATGGGCGAGCTCCACCTCGACATCCTCGTGGACCGCATGAAGCGCGAGTTCAAGGTCGAGGCCAACGTCGGCAAGCCGCAGGTCGCCTACCGCGAGACGCTCCGCAAGACCGTCGAGCGCCACGACTACACCCACAAGAAGCAGACCGGCGGCACCGGCCAGTTCGCCAAGATCCAGATCAAGGTCGAGCCGATCACCGAGCCGGACGACACGGGCGCGATCCCGACGTACGCCTTCGTGAACACCGTCACCGGTGGCCGCGTGCCCAAGGAGTACATCCCCGCGGTCGACGCCGGCTGCCAGGAGGCGATGACGCACGGCATCCTCGCCGGCTACCCGCTGACCAACGTCAGGGTCACCCTGATGGACGGCGGCTACCACGAGGTCGACTCCTCCGAGCTCGCGTTCAAGATCGCCGGTTCCATGGGCTTCAAGGAGGCCGCCCGCAAGGCGGACCCGGCCCTCATGGAGCCGATGATGGCCGTCGAGGTCACCACGCCCGAGGACAACATGGGCGACGTCATCGGTGACCTCAACAGCCGCCGCGGCATGATCCAGGCGATGGACGAGCGCGGCGGGCTGCGCATCGTCAAGGCCCTGGTGCCGCTCTCCGAGATGTTCGGCTACGTCGGCGACCTGCGGTCGAAGACCTCCGGCCGGGCCAGCTACTCCATGCAGTTCGACTCCTACGCCGAGGTTCCCGCGAACGTCGCCAAGGAGATCATCGCGAAGGTCCGGGGCGAGTAA
- the rpsG gene encoding 30S ribosomal protein S7, protein MPRKGPAPKHPVVTDPVYGSPLVTSLINKVLIGGKRSVAERIVYGALEGCRVKTDTDPVITLKRALDNVKPTLEVRSRRVGGATYQVPIEVRAGRSNTLALRWLIQYSRARREKTMTERLMNELLDASNGLGASVKRREDTHKMAESNKAFAHYRW, encoded by the coding sequence GTGCCTCGCAAGGGTCCTGCCCCGAAGCACCCGGTCGTCACCGACCCGGTCTACGGCTCGCCGCTCGTCACGAGCCTCATCAACAAGGTCCTCATCGGCGGCAAGCGCTCCGTCGCCGAGCGGATCGTCTACGGCGCCCTCGAGGGCTGCCGGGTGAAGACCGACACCGACCCGGTGATCACGCTCAAGCGCGCGCTCGACAACGTCAAGCCGACCCTCGAGGTCCGCAGCCGCCGCGTCGGTGGTGCGACCTACCAGGTGCCGATCGAGGTCCGCGCGGGCCGCAGCAACACCCTCGCGCTGCGCTGGCTCATCCAGTACTCCCGCGCCCGTCGCGAGAAGACGATGACCGAGCGCCTCATGAACGAGCTGCTCGACGCGAGCAACGGCCTCGGCGCGAGCGTCAAGCGCCGCGAGGACACCCACAAGATGGCCGAGTCCAACAAGGCCTTCGCGCACTACCGCTGGTAG
- the rpsL gene encoding 30S ribosomal protein S12, which yields MPTIQQLVRKGRQDKVEKTKTPALKGSPQRRGVCTRVYTTTPKKPNSALRKVARVRLTSGVEVTAYIPGVGHNLQEHSIVLVRGGRVKDLPGVRYKIIRGSLDTQGVRNRKQARSRYGAKKEKS from the coding sequence TTGCCCACGATCCAGCAGCTGGTCCGCAAGGGCCGGCAGGACAAGGTCGAGAAGACCAAGACGCCGGCCCTCAAGGGGAGCCCGCAGCGTCGTGGCGTCTGCACGCGCGTCTACACGACGACGCCGAAGAAGCCGAACTCCGCCCTGCGCAAGGTCGCCCGCGTGCGCCTCACCAGCGGTGTCGAGGTCACGGCCTACATCCCCGGTGTCGGCCACAACCTGCAGGAGCACTCCATCGTGCTCGTCCGCGGCGGTCGCGTGAAGGACCTCCCCGGCGTGCGCTACAAGATCATCCGCGGCTCCCTTGACACCCAGGGCGTCCGCAACCGCAAGCAGGCGCGCAGCCGCTACGGCGCGAAGAAGGAGAAGAGCTAG